The DNA region TATTCACTAAACCTCCTATCTGCATGGATAAAATCAAAATTTTGTGGGTCGACGATGAAATTGAATTGTTGAAACCTCACATCATGTTTCTTGAGCAAAAGGGTTACAATGTTTCCTCTTCCAATAATGGCAACGATGCGCTTGATATGATGCGCGAAGAGCCGTTCGACATTGTGTTTCTCGACGAAAATATGCCCGGACTCTCCGGCATCGAAACTTTGGCAGAGATAAAGAAGCTGCAGCCAAATCTTCCTGTGGTGATGATTACCAAAAGCGAAGAAGAGTCCATCATGGAAGATGCTATCGGATCCAACATTGCTGATTATCTCATCAAGCCGGTAAAACCAAACCAAATTTTGCTTTCGCTGAAAAAAAACCTGGAGAACCGTAAGATCGTCAGCGAGAAAAAGACTTTTGCTTACCAGCAGGAGTTCCGCAACATCGGCATGGAAATTTCCAGCAATCTGGGACACAGCGAATGGGTAGATGTTTACAAAAAACTTGTCCGTTGGGAATTGGAGCTGGCACGCTCCCAGGACGAAGGCATCATAGAAGTGTTGAAGATGCAGAAAGAGGAAGCCAATCAGGCGTTTGCCAAATTCATCGAGCGGCAATACCTTGAGTGGATCAACGGTCGCACCGACGACAAGCCGCTATTGTCGCACACAATCTTTCGGGATAAAATTTTGCCGCACGTCGACAAAGATTCCAATCTTTTTGTCATCCTCATCGACAACTTGCGCTACGATCAGTGGAAAGTGTTGCAACCTATCATCGAACAGTCTTTCCGCATCGAATCCGAAGACATTTATTATAGCATCCTGCCCACCACCACGCAATATGCGCGCAATGCTTTTTTTGCCGGACTGCTGCCCAGCGAGATCGAAAAAAAATACCCCAACTATTGGGTGAACGAGGATGAG from Bacteroidales bacterium includes:
- a CDS encoding bifunctional response regulator/alkaline phosphatase family protein gives rise to the protein MDKIKILWVDDEIELLKPHIMFLEQKGYNVSSSNNGNDALDMMREEPFDIVFLDENMPGLSGIETLAEIKKLQPNLPVVMITKSEEESIMEDAIGSNIADYLIKPVKPNQILLSLKKNLENRKIVSEKKTFAYQQEFRNIGMEISSNLGHSEWVDVYKKLVRWELELARSQDEGIIEVLKMQKEEANQAFAKFIERQYLEWINGRTDDKPLLSHTIFRDKILPHVDKDSNLFVILIDNLRYDQWKVLQPIIEQSFRIESEDIYYSILPTTTQYARNAFFAGLLPSEIEKKYPNYWVNEDEEGTKNQYEEELLREQLKRHGKDVKLSYHKILNLTAGRKLMDNMSNLMQNNLNVIVYNFVDMLSHARTEMEIIRELADDEPAYRSLTISWFEHSPLIDIMRFIASKGASVVLTTDHGTVRVQNPVKVVGDRNTNTNLRYKTGRSLNYNRKDVFEVRNPSEIFLPRLNVSSSYVFCRSYDFFAYPNNYNYYVNYYRNTFQHGGVSLEEMLIPFVRLKAK